One genomic segment of Mycolicibacterium gilvum includes these proteins:
- a CDS encoding alpha/beta hydrolase family protein, producing MGCAPGAGAVVPAWSGLDVRGYDAPVPAPGALLDAVPLDPALSVPGAGSAYRILYSTVDQHDRPAVSTAAVFLPRTPAPPGGWPVLAWAHGTVGLGDACTPSARERSDRDGDYLSHWLDEGYAVVGSDYTGLGTPGLMSYLNSVTTARGVVDSVLAAHHLDVDLSPKWAVVGQSQGGGAAVATARWATEFSAGSGLDYRGVVATGTPANVESIVKQAGPDMTVPPELGPMGSAYTAYIVAALREARPDLDIDRVLTPAGREAADRAETLCAADLAGSLTDLSVPGFFTAPVTSIPGAADAIDAYMGIPLSGYDRPVFLGVGMRDRDVPPGLTLRFADALSANGQDVTLKVYPDADHSGTVLTSVPDSTAFLARAFS from the coding sequence ATGGGTTGTGCGCCCGGCGCGGGGGCGGTGGTGCCCGCGTGGTCGGGACTCGACGTCCGCGGCTACGACGCACCCGTCCCGGCGCCCGGGGCACTGCTGGACGCCGTCCCGCTGGACCCCGCACTGTCGGTGCCGGGGGCGGGCAGCGCCTACCGGATCCTGTACTCGACCGTCGATCAGCACGACCGCCCCGCGGTCAGCACCGCGGCGGTCTTCCTGCCGAGAACGCCTGCGCCGCCCGGCGGTTGGCCGGTCCTGGCCTGGGCGCACGGCACCGTCGGGCTCGGGGACGCCTGCACGCCGTCGGCGCGTGAGCGCAGCGATCGCGACGGCGACTACCTGTCGCACTGGCTCGATGAGGGCTATGCGGTGGTCGGCAGCGACTACACCGGACTGGGCACCCCGGGCCTGATGAGCTACCTCAACAGCGTCACCACCGCGCGCGGCGTGGTGGACTCGGTGCTCGCCGCGCACCATCTCGACGTCGACCTGTCACCGAAGTGGGCGGTGGTCGGCCAGTCCCAGGGTGGAGGCGCGGCGGTGGCCACCGCGCGGTGGGCCACCGAGTTCAGCGCCGGTTCGGGTCTGGACTACCGCGGGGTGGTCGCCACCGGCACCCCCGCGAACGTCGAATCCATCGTCAAGCAGGCCGGCCCCGACATGACGGTGCCACCGGAGCTCGGTCCGATGGGTTCGGCCTACACCGCCTACATCGTGGCGGCACTGCGGGAGGCACGTCCGGATCTCGACATCGACCGGGTGCTGACCCCGGCCGGGCGTGAGGCCGCCGACCGGGCCGAAACACTGTGTGCGGCAGACCTCGCCGGTTCGCTCACCGATCTGTCGGTGCCGGGCTTCTTCACTGCGCCCGTCACGTCGATTCCCGGCGCGGCCGACGCGATCGATGCGTACATGGGCATCCCGTTGTCGGGCTACGACCGGCCGGTGTTCCTCGGCGTCGGGATGCGCGACCGGGATGTGCCGCCGGGGTTGACGCTGCGGTTCGCCGACGCGCTGTCGGCCAACGGGCAGGACGTGACGCTCAAGGTGTATCCGGACGCCGATCACAGCGGTACCGTGCTGACCTCGGTGCCGGATTCGACGGCGTTCCTGGCGCGCGCCTTCAGCTGA
- a CDS encoding HRDC domain-containing protein, whose amino-acid sequence MPEPETAGSAPETPEPTDIEAEPLLTPRDGVPDVSSSRIEIARAADLLASGTGPFAVDAERASGFRYSNRAYLVQIRRVGAGTVLIDPVSHGGDPMEVLAPVAAVLSTDEWVLHAADQDLPCLAEIGMRPTALYDTELAGRLANFDRVNLAAMVQRLLGLQLTKGHGAADWSKRPLPDEWLNYAALDVEVLTDLREAIAAILDEQGKAEWARQEFEYLRTFEGSPTRRDRWRRTSGIHKVRDPRALAAVRELWTTRDQIARRRDIAPGRILPDSAIISAATANPDTIEKLTALPVFGGSKQRRSAQVWLDALARARTNDPPDAQEPSNGPPPASRWSRRKPEAAVRLEAARAELTALAQQVSVPVENLLSPETVRRLCWDWQPPADGDATAAVDAFLRESTARQWQRELTVPALSRALSEPPVS is encoded by the coding sequence ATGCCCGAACCCGAGACCGCCGGCTCCGCGCCGGAAACACCTGAACCGACCGACATCGAGGCCGAACCTCTTCTCACCCCGCGCGACGGGGTGCCGGACGTGTCGTCCAGCCGCATCGAAATCGCCAGGGCGGCAGACCTTCTCGCGTCGGGTACCGGTCCCTTCGCCGTCGATGCCGAACGCGCGTCGGGCTTCCGGTATTCCAATCGCGCGTATCTGGTGCAGATCCGTCGCGTCGGGGCGGGCACGGTGCTCATCGACCCTGTCAGCCACGGCGGCGACCCGATGGAGGTCCTGGCCCCGGTGGCCGCGGTCCTCTCCACCGACGAGTGGGTGCTGCACGCCGCCGACCAGGACCTGCCGTGCCTGGCCGAGATCGGCATGCGCCCCACCGCGCTCTACGACACCGAACTCGCGGGTCGCCTCGCCAACTTCGACCGGGTGAACCTCGCCGCCATGGTGCAGCGTCTGCTCGGCCTGCAGTTGACCAAGGGCCACGGCGCGGCCGACTGGTCCAAGCGGCCGCTGCCCGACGAGTGGCTGAACTACGCCGCCCTCGACGTCGAGGTGCTGACCGATCTGCGCGAGGCGATCGCCGCGATTCTCGATGAGCAGGGCAAGGCCGAATGGGCACGCCAGGAGTTCGAGTACCTGCGCACGTTCGAAGGATCCCCCACCCGACGGGACCGGTGGCGCCGGACCTCGGGTATCCACAAGGTGCGCGACCCCCGGGCATTGGCCGCGGTGCGCGAACTGTGGACCACCCGCGACCAGATCGCGCGGCGCCGCGACATCGCCCCCGGACGGATCCTGCCCGACAGCGCGATCATCAGCGCCGCCACCGCCAACCCCGACACCATCGAAAAGCTCACGGCCCTACCGGTTTTCGGTGGCTCGAAGCAGCGCCGCAGCGCCCAGGTGTGGCTCGACGCGCTCGCGCGCGCCCGCACCAACGACCCACCCGACGCGCAGGAACCGTCCAACGGTCCCCCGCCGGCGTCGCGCTGGTCGCGGCGCAAGCCGGAGGCGGCGGTACGACTGGAGGCCGCCCGCGCCGAATTGACCGCGCTCGCCCAACAGGTGTCGGTACCGGTCGAGAACCTGCTGTCCCCGGAGACCGTGCGGCGGCTGTGCTGGGACTGGCAGCCGCCCGCCGACGGCGACGCCACCGCTGCGGTGGATGCGTTCCTGCGCGAGTCGACGGCCAGACAGTGGCAACGCGAGCTGACCGTGCCGGCGTTGAGCCGGGCGCTGAGTGAGCCCCCGGTCAGCTGA
- a CDS encoding DUF3000 domain-containing protein: protein MTTAEPAQFREAVAAMNATTVRPEIELGPIRPPQRLAPFSYALGAEVKHAETAIIPERSEGDAFGRLILLHDPEGAEAWDGTMRLVAYIQADLDSTEAVDPLLPEVAWSWLVDALEQRAEHVTALGGTVTATTSVRYGDISGPPRAHQLELRASWTATTLELGPHVQAFCEVLEHAAGLPPTGVTDLNSRTRA, encoded by the coding sequence GTGACCACCGCCGAACCGGCTCAGTTCCGTGAAGCGGTGGCGGCGATGAATGCCACCACCGTGCGTCCGGAGATCGAGCTGGGGCCCATCCGGCCGCCGCAGCGCCTGGCGCCCTTCAGCTACGCGCTGGGCGCCGAGGTCAAGCATGCCGAGACCGCGATCATCCCCGAGCGCTCCGAAGGCGACGCGTTCGGTCGCCTCATCCTGTTGCACGACCCCGAGGGCGCCGAAGCCTGGGACGGCACCATGCGTCTGGTCGCCTACATCCAGGCCGACCTCGATTCGACCGAGGCGGTCGATCCGCTGCTGCCCGAGGTGGCGTGGAGCTGGCTGGTCGACGCGCTGGAACAGCGGGCCGAGCATGTGACCGCGCTCGGCGGCACCGTCACCGCCACCACCTCGGTGCGCTACGGCGACATCTCCGGACCGCCGCGCGCCCATCAACTGGAGCTGCGGGCCTCCTGGACGGCCACCACGCTCGAACTCGGACCGCACGTGCAGGCGTTCTGCGAGGTCCTCGAGCACGCCGCCGGGCTGCCCCCGACCGGGGTGACCGACCTGAACTCGCGTACCCGCGCCTGA
- the hemE gene encoding uroporphyrinogen decarboxylase — protein MNTRRELPESPYLAAAAGRKPHRVPVWMMRQAGRSLPEYRELRAKNTMMQACFDADLITEITLQPVRRHGVDAAILFSDIVVPLRAAGIDLDIVPDVGPVIAHPIRTAADVATVSPLRRETVAPVATAIGQLTAALGDVALIGFAGAPFTLASYLIEGGPSRNHERTKAMMLGETETWNALMAALTDVTIEFLRVQLDAGVDAIQVFDSWAGTLSLADYRAYVLPHSARVFEALAGYGVPMTHFGVGTAELLGAMSEAVSGHGVPAVVGVDWRTSLTDAAARVRPGCALQGNLDPVVLLAGWPVVERAVRAVVEDGRRAVDAGATGHVFNLGHGVLPATDPAIITDAVALVHQL, from the coding sequence ATGAACACGCGCCGCGAACTGCCCGAATCCCCCTATCTGGCCGCCGCGGCCGGTCGCAAGCCCCACCGCGTGCCGGTGTGGATGATGCGCCAGGCCGGGCGGTCGCTTCCCGAATACCGCGAACTGCGGGCCAAGAACACGATGATGCAGGCCTGTTTCGACGCCGACCTGATCACCGAGATCACGCTGCAACCGGTGCGCAGGCACGGTGTCGACGCGGCGATCCTGTTCTCCGACATCGTGGTGCCGCTGCGCGCCGCCGGGATCGACCTGGACATCGTTCCCGACGTCGGACCCGTCATCGCCCATCCCATCCGCACCGCGGCCGACGTCGCCACCGTCTCGCCGCTGCGCCGCGAGACGGTCGCGCCGGTGGCCACCGCGATCGGGCAGCTGACCGCGGCGCTCGGCGACGTTGCACTGATCGGCTTCGCGGGCGCGCCGTTCACGCTGGCGTCCTATCTCATCGAGGGCGGCCCGAGCCGCAACCATGAGCGCACCAAGGCGATGATGCTCGGCGAGACCGAGACGTGGAACGCCCTGATGGCGGCGCTGACCGACGTGACGATCGAGTTCCTGCGCGTGCAGCTCGACGCCGGTGTGGACGCGATCCAGGTGTTCGATTCGTGGGCGGGGACGTTGTCGCTGGCCGACTACCGCGCCTACGTCCTGCCGCACAGCGCGCGGGTGTTCGAGGCGCTGGCGGGCTACGGCGTGCCGATGACGCACTTCGGGGTCGGCACCGCCGAGCTGCTCGGCGCGATGAGCGAAGCGGTCTCCGGGCACGGCGTCCCGGCCGTCGTCGGGGTGGACTGGCGCACGTCGCTGACCGACGCCGCGGCGCGGGTCCGGCCCGGCTGCGCGTTGCAGGGCAACCTCGATCCGGTGGTGCTGCTGGCGGGCTGGCCGGTGGTGGAGCGTGCCGTGCGCGCCGTCGTGGAGGACGGCCGGCGCGCAGTCGATGCCGGTGCCACCGGGCACGTGTTCAACCTCGGCCATGGCGTGCTGCCCGCCACCGACCCGGCGATCATCACCGACGCGGTGGCGCTGGTGCATCAGCTGTGA
- a CDS encoding protoporphyrinogen oxidase has protein sequence MSVAARYCVVGGGISGLVAAYRLRVAAGPDAVITVLDPADRLGGILRTERIGGQAIDVGAEAFVARRPEVPALLGELGLSGRQITTTGARPLIYSEGRLHQLPTDTVNGIPSRPSALSGLVDDATVRWMLDEPRRPLVWRSGADPTVAELVGERFDEQVVVRSVDPLLAGVYAGSAATIGMRAAAPTVAAALDNGARSLTEAVVAALPPPRAGSVFGAIDGGYQVLLDELVRRSGLQWAQVAARGVHPVRAGWEVVDDEGGHWPADAVVLAVPAPRLPALLADLAPHSADIARRIPVASAAVVALALPGGTPLPEQSGVLVAGRGPLHTKAVTLSSRKWGRRGSAEMLRLSYGRFGDDLARSTGDDELLAWADEDLATLFGIAVEPVDARVVRWIDAMPQYGPGHADRVADLRAGLPRGLAVAGAYLDGIGVPACVASAARAVASLVAGSSVGQ, from the coding sequence GTGAGCGTTGCGGCGCGGTACTGCGTTGTCGGCGGAGGCATCTCGGGCCTCGTCGCCGCCTACCGGCTGCGGGTGGCCGCCGGGCCGGACGCGGTGATCACGGTGCTCGATCCCGCCGACCGCCTCGGCGGGATCCTGCGGACCGAACGCATCGGCGGGCAGGCCATCGACGTCGGGGCGGAGGCGTTCGTGGCACGCCGGCCGGAGGTGCCGGCGCTGCTGGGTGAACTGGGGCTGTCCGGCAGGCAGATCACCACCACCGGCGCGCGGCCGCTGATCTACAGCGAGGGACGCCTGCACCAACTTCCCACCGACACCGTCAACGGCATCCCGTCGCGGCCGTCGGCGCTGAGCGGCCTCGTCGACGACGCGACCGTGCGGTGGATGCTCGACGAACCGCGGCGTCCGCTGGTGTGGCGGTCGGGCGCCGACCCGACGGTGGCCGAGCTGGTCGGTGAAAGGTTCGACGAGCAGGTCGTGGTGCGGTCGGTCGATCCGCTGCTGGCCGGGGTCTACGCCGGGTCGGCCGCGACCATCGGCATGCGGGCCGCCGCGCCCACCGTCGCCGCGGCCCTCGACAACGGCGCCCGCAGCCTCACCGAGGCCGTCGTCGCGGCGCTGCCGCCGCCGCGCGCGGGGTCGGTGTTCGGCGCGATCGACGGCGGCTATCAGGTTCTGCTCGACGAACTGGTGCGCCGCTCGGGTCTGCAGTGGGCGCAGGTCGCGGCCCGCGGCGTGCACCCCGTGCGCGCCGGCTGGGAGGTCGTCGACGACGAGGGCGGCCACTGGCCCGCCGACGCCGTCGTGCTCGCGGTGCCGGCGCCGCGACTGCCCGCGCTGCTGGCCGACCTGGCTCCGCACAGCGCGGACATCGCCCGCCGGATCCCGGTGGCCTCCGCTGCGGTCGTCGCGCTGGCGCTGCCCGGCGGGACGCCGCTGCCCGAGCAGTCCGGCGTCCTGGTGGCCGGCCGTGGACCCCTGCACACCAAGGCGGTGACGCTGTCGTCGCGCAAGTGGGGCCGGCGCGGCAGCGCCGAGATGCTGCGACTGTCCTACGGGCGCTTCGGCGACGATCTGGCGCGCAGCACGGGCGACGACGAGCTGCTGGCCTGGGCCGACGAGGACCTGGCCACGTTGTTCGGCATCGCGGTGGAACCGGTCGACGCCCGGGTGGTCCGGTGGATCGACGCGATGCCGCAGTACGGGCCGGGCCACGCCGACCGCGTCGCGGACCTGCGTGCCGGTCTGCCGCGGGGGCTGGCCGTCGCCGGTGCCTACCTCGACGGCATCGGTGTGCCCGCGTGCGTGGCGTCGGCGGCCAGGGCGGTGGCGTCGTTGGTCGCCGGTTCGTCAGTGGGACAATGA
- the hemQ gene encoding hydrogen peroxide-dependent heme synthase: MAKLDFDELNSTIRYLMFSVFSVKPGVLGDDDARAALVDETATFLKHQEDNGVVVRGLYDVAGMRADADFMMWTHAENVEALQATYADFRRTTTLGRASTPVWSNVALHRPAEFNKSHIPAFLAGEEPGAYICVYPFVRSLEWYLLPDEERRRMLSEHGMAARGYKDVRANTVPAFALGDYEWLLAFEAPELHRIVDLMRDLRATDARRHVREETPFFTGPRVSVEKLISALP, from the coding sequence ATGGCCAAGCTCGATTTCGACGAACTGAACTCCACGATCCGCTACCTGATGTTCTCGGTGTTCTCCGTGAAGCCCGGTGTGCTGGGCGACGACGACGCCCGCGCGGCACTCGTCGACGAGACCGCGACGTTCCTCAAGCATCAGGAGGACAACGGTGTCGTGGTGCGCGGGCTCTACGACGTCGCCGGGATGCGCGCCGACGCCGACTTCATGATGTGGACGCACGCCGAGAACGTGGAGGCGCTGCAGGCCACCTATGCCGATTTCCGCCGCACCACCACGCTGGGCCGCGCCTCGACGCCCGTGTGGAGCAACGTCGCGCTGCACCGCCCCGCCGAGTTCAACAAGAGCCACATCCCGGCGTTCCTCGCGGGGGAGGAGCCCGGCGCCTACATCTGCGTGTACCCGTTCGTGCGGTCGCTGGAGTGGTACCTGCTGCCCGACGAGGAGCGCCGTCGCATGCTCTCCGAGCACGGGATGGCCGCCCGCGGTTACAAGGACGTCCGGGCGAACACCGTGCCGGCGTTCGCGCTGGGCGACTACGAGTGGCTGCTGGCGTTCGAGGCGCCGGAACTGCACCGCATCGTCGACCTGATGCGTGACCTGCGGGCCACCGACGCGCGCCGGCACGTGCGCGAGGAGACCCCGTTCTTCACCGGGCCGCGCGTGTCGGTGGAGAAGCTGATCTCGGCGCTGCCGTAG
- the msrB gene encoding peptide-methionine (R)-S-oxide reductase MsrB: MTAPKLVLSDDQWRERLTPQEFAVLRQAGTERPFTGEYTDTKTEGVYQCRACGAELFRSTEKFESHCGWPSFFDPADSDAVILRTDDSLGMRRVEVLCANCHSHLGHVFEGEGYPTPTDQRYCINSISLRLVPSGS, from the coding sequence ATGACTGCCCCGAAGCTGGTGCTCAGCGACGACCAGTGGCGCGAACGCCTCACCCCGCAGGAGTTCGCCGTGCTGCGTCAAGCCGGCACCGAACGTCCCTTCACCGGCGAGTACACCGACACCAAGACCGAGGGTGTGTACCAGTGCCGCGCCTGCGGCGCCGAACTGTTCCGCAGCACCGAGAAGTTCGAATCCCATTGCGGGTGGCCGTCTTTCTTCGATCCGGCGGACTCCGACGCGGTGATCCTGCGGACCGACGACTCCCTGGGCATGCGACGGGTCGAGGTGCTGTGCGCGAACTGCCACAGCCACCTGGGCCACGTGTTCGAGGGCGAGGGATACCCCACCCCGACCGACCAGCGCTACTGCATCAACTCGATCTCACTGCGGCTGGTGCCGTCGGGGTCCTAG
- the aftC gene encoding arabinofuranan 3-O-arabinosyltransferase: MRDLVLTAFRPRTAPPTTATVLRSILWPLAIMAVIHRSYVLVFNRYITDDFAPVYRAVINFKFGWDIYNEHFDHVDPHYLYPPGGTLIIAPFGYLPEVASRNWFIFFNTVAIILAGYFLLRLFNYTLSSVAAPALLLAMFCTESVTNTLVFGNINGVLLLLEVLFFRWLLDGNRNHEWLAGISIGLTLVVKPLLAPLLLLPLLNRQWRALVAAFVVPLVFNAAAWPLISDPMNFVTRTVPYILSTRDYFNSSILGNGLYYGLPMWLIMTLRVTIIVLGAISLWLLYSHYRTRDPFFWMLTSSGVLLTTSWLALSLGQGYYSIALFPFLMTVVLPNSVIRSWVAWLAAYGFLTMDRWLLWQLPSTGRAFEYLKITYGWSLMMVVVFAVLLFRYLDARQDNRLDEGIDPVWMKQLTPAAKPSE, translated from the coding sequence GTGCGTGATCTTGTGCTGACCGCGTTCCGCCCCCGCACGGCCCCTCCGACGACGGCCACGGTGCTGCGGTCGATCCTGTGGCCGCTGGCCATCATGGCGGTCATCCACCGCAGCTACGTGCTCGTGTTCAACCGCTACATCACCGACGACTTCGCGCCCGTCTACCGCGCGGTGATCAACTTCAAATTCGGCTGGGACATCTACAACGAGCACTTCGACCACGTCGACCCGCACTATCTGTATCCGCCCGGCGGAACGCTGATCATCGCCCCGTTCGGCTATCTGCCCGAGGTCGCGTCGCGTAACTGGTTCATCTTCTTCAACACCGTCGCGATCATCCTCGCCGGCTACTTCCTGCTGCGGCTGTTCAACTACACGCTGTCCTCGGTCGCCGCACCGGCGCTGCTGCTGGCGATGTTCTGCACCGAAAGCGTCACCAACACACTGGTGTTCGGCAACATCAACGGCGTCCTGCTGCTGCTGGAGGTGCTGTTCTTCCGGTGGCTGCTCGACGGCAACCGCAACCACGAGTGGCTGGCCGGAATCAGCATCGGGCTCACCCTGGTGGTCAAACCACTGCTGGCTCCGTTGCTTCTCCTCCCGCTGCTCAACCGGCAGTGGCGGGCACTGGTGGCCGCGTTCGTGGTGCCGCTCGTGTTCAACGCCGCCGCCTGGCCGCTGATCAGCGACCCGATGAACTTCGTCACCCGCACGGTGCCCTACATCCTGTCCACCCGCGACTACTTCAACAGCTCGATCCTGGGCAACGGTCTGTACTACGGACTGCCGATGTGGCTGATCATGACGCTGCGCGTGACGATCATCGTGCTGGGCGCGATATCGCTGTGGCTGCTCTACAGCCACTACCGCACCCGCGATCCGTTCTTCTGGATGCTGACGTCCTCGGGTGTGCTGCTCACGACATCGTGGCTGGCGCTGTCACTGGGCCAGGGCTACTACTCGATCGCGCTGTTCCCGTTCCTGATGACGGTGGTGCTCCCCAACTCGGTGATCCGCAGCTGGGTCGCCTGGCTGGCCGCCTACGGCTTCCTGACGATGGACCGGTGGCTGCTGTGGCAGCTGCCGAGCACCGGCCGCGCCTTCGAATACCTCAAGATCACCTACGGCTGGTCGCTGATGATGGTGGTCGTGTTCGCGGTGCTGCTGTTCCGCTATCTCGATGCCCGGCAGGACAATCGCCTCGACGAGGGCATCGACCCGGTGTGGATGAAGCAGCTCACGCCGGCAGCCAAGCCGTCCGAGTAG
- a CDS encoding alpha/beta hydrolase, with translation MRRVVRAVVLSLAVVLPLSACSPGLAANPRYATDSGAGPQGAPETSDQPAGPPAVEAPKNELSWRDCTSRVFASASVPPLPGVKLDCASYDADLDSINGASGTVSIGVVRATSQQTPADAGPLVMTTGSDVPSSVQLPAWLSRAGADVLKTNPIVSVDRRGIGMSGALDCRDLFDRQEMFEQAQFQSGDDPVANLGAVTMTATTSCTDTIAPGDSAYDNAHAAEDIERLRTTWDVPALALFGVGNGAQVALAYAGAHPTKVARLVLDSPLPLGVSAEAATEQRVKGEQAALDAWATQCVATNCPLGPDPKAAVDALMTDARAGRGPGGTSVAALADAISTALGYPRGGRVDAGNELAQAIADARGGNTNRLNNLINQAETLRQTDGQFVNTCSDALNRPTPDRVRELVVAWGKMYPQFGTTGALDMVKCLNWPSGSAPAEPSELEIPTLLLGVANDPIVGNEGVAAVAATAINAGSSNRRVIWQGIGHGAAIYSPCALPPVLDYLTSGELPSTDTYCPA, from the coding sequence CGCCAACCCGCGCTACGCCACCGACTCCGGCGCCGGCCCGCAGGGCGCTCCCGAGACCAGCGACCAACCCGCCGGCCCGCCCGCCGTCGAAGCCCCGAAGAACGAACTGTCCTGGCGGGACTGCACCTCGCGGGTGTTCGCGTCCGCGTCGGTGCCCCCGCTGCCCGGCGTCAAGCTCGACTGCGCCAGCTACGACGCCGACCTCGACTCCATCAACGGCGCGTCCGGCACCGTCAGCATCGGGGTGGTCCGGGCGACGTCCCAGCAGACTCCCGCCGACGCCGGTCCCCTGGTGATGACCACCGGCTCGGACGTGCCGTCCTCGGTGCAGCTGCCCGCCTGGCTGTCCCGCGCCGGCGCCGACGTGCTCAAGACGAACCCCATCGTGTCGGTCGACCGCCGCGGCATCGGGATGTCGGGCGCGCTGGACTGCCGCGACCTGTTCGACCGTCAGGAGATGTTCGAGCAGGCGCAGTTCCAGTCCGGTGACGACCCCGTCGCCAACCTCGGTGCCGTCACGATGACCGCGACGACCAGCTGCACCGACACCATCGCCCCCGGCGACTCGGCCTACGACAACGCCCACGCCGCCGAGGACATCGAGCGTCTGCGCACCACGTGGGACGTCCCGGCGCTCGCGTTGTTCGGTGTCGGCAACGGCGCCCAGGTCGCGCTCGCCTACGCCGGCGCGCACCCCACCAAGGTCGCGCGCCTGGTGCTCGACTCGCCGCTACCGCTGGGCGTTTCGGCCGAGGCGGCGACCGAGCAACGCGTCAAAGGTGAGCAGGCCGCGCTCGACGCGTGGGCCACGCAGTGCGTCGCGACGAACTGCCCGCTCGGCCCCGACCCCAAAGCCGCCGTCGACGCGCTGATGACCGATGCCCGCGCCGGGCGGGGCCCCGGCGGGACCTCCGTCGCCGCCCTCGCCGACGCGATCTCGACCGCGCTGGGCTACCCGCGCGGCGGCCGCGTCGATGCCGGCAACGAGCTCGCCCAGGCCATCGCCGACGCGCGCGGCGGCAACACCAACCGGCTCAACAACCTGATCAACCAGGCCGAGACGCTGCGCCAGACCGACGGGCAGTTCGTCAACACCTGCAGCGACGCGCTGAACCGGCCCACGCCCGATCGTGTCCGTGAACTCGTCGTGGCCTGGGGAAAGATGTACCCGCAGTTCGGGACAACCGGCGCCCTCGACATGGTGAAGTGCCTGAACTGGCCCAGCGGCAGCGCCCCCGCCGAGCCCAGCGAGCTGGAGATTCCGACGTTGCTGCTCGGCGTCGCCAACGATCCGATCGTCGGCAACGAGGGTGTCGCCGCGGTCGCGGCGACCGCCATCAACGCCGGCTCCTCCAATCGCCGGGTGATCTGGCAGGGCATCGGACACGGCGCCGCGATCTACTCGCCGTGCGCGCTGCCACCGGTCCTCGACTACCTGACGTCCGGTGAACTGCCGTCCACCGACACGTACTGCCCGGCCTGA